A single genomic interval of Metasolibacillus fluoroglycofenilyticus harbors:
- a CDS encoding aconitate hydratase yields the protein MVHKFIILELTMRTLQYDFSLLSTLKMHRFYTHIMEKLVKKLRLEYETHKQLLKKQGIRFVQLVKVNEYFCDVILATSGEDLTIRYANQTLKKEVERLILLYFE from the coding sequence TTGGTCCATAAGTTTATTATTTTAGAGCTGACAATGCGCACATTACAGTATGATTTTTCACTGCTGTCTACATTAAAAATGCATAGATTTTATACACATATTATGGAGAAACTCGTCAAAAAATTGCGCTTAGAATACGAGACACATAAGCAATTATTGAAGAAACAAGGCATACGCTTTGTGCAACTTGTGAAAGTAAATGAATATTTTTGTGATGTGATACTGGCAACATCAGGTGAGGATTTAACAATACGCTATGCCAATCAAACATTAAAAAAAGAGGTAGAGCGGTTGATTTTACTTTATTTTGAGTAA